From the Manis javanica isolate MJ-LG chromosome 11, MJ_LKY, whole genome shotgun sequence genome, one window contains:
- the CCDC88B gene encoding coiled-coil domain-containing protein 88B isoform X1: MDGSKEPRLRDFLSGSLATWALGLAGLVGEAEEPEEEEEEEVEGPLCPERRFLHLSSGALLLRVLGMIAPSSRGGPQMVRGHCGPAATRVRNLSHLWGCLRDFYQEELQLLILSPPPDLQALGFDPFSEEAVGELEGVLRLLLGASVQCEHRELFIRHIQGLSLEVQSELAAAIQEVTQPGAGLVLALAGPEPGELASPELEMLFRSLMGTLLRLARERDAEAQRLAELLLEREPAPVLPQAPARTPPEGPSHHLALQLANTKGQLRRLRQELEEKAELLLDSQAEVQGLEAEVRRLRQEAQALSGQARRAELYREEAEALRERAGRLSRLPEELRRCRERLQAAEACKGQLEEERVLSGALEASKALLEEQLEAAQERCARLHETQRENLLLRTRLGEAHAELDSLRHQVDRLAQENVELELELQRSLEPPPPLSPGEEPLPGAAPSLHDEVREAEAGRLRVLELENQELRGLLQVLQGQPDGQHPLLEEQNEDSLVPELDPAPQTCLASDHDTHGLAGLVGDECPEASDLAPLVSGSVPEGLAECSQASDSDPQGMERSLQTAAMAPQTSDLTPQESGPAAETKESLEKAGHGAPLQTSASVAPLQDPEIKIQAHLMPGGETGESGPEAQGLRQAGPKNKPGPWGLSLRVQQRKQETPGQGLDPPKGQTEAREHEQGLEGTVGGPDQQKRQWKLEGAPETQAWEKPTPEETLASGVPQQGALREEVARLRREAEACQAELEALARRLEARGTEATRLSEELAQARSAEAEAHQEVEAQAQEQARLREAVEAAGQELEAVSREREALAEALAATGRERRQWEREGPRLRARAEAAEERLQVLEAESCRHQQEANRERQALREELEKAVVRGQELGARLERLQRELQQAAQERHEFVQDQEFQQQRYQALEQRLEAELQAAATGKEEALMELETRALQLEEELLQLREGPVGLKEHTDPRITGAQSGRLIEVERSNATLVAEKAALQGQLQHLEGQLGSLQGHAQELLLQSQRAQERSSRLQAEKSILEMQGQELHRKLGVLEEEVRVARRSQEETRGQQQALLRDHEALAQLQRRQETELEGLLVRHRDLKANMRALELAHRELQGRHDQLQAQRASVEAQEVALLAERERLMQDGQRQRGLEEELRRLQSEHDRAQSLLAEVSRERGELQGERGELRGRLARLELERAQLEVQSQQLREFNQQLDLSTCRLTTQCELLTELRSAQEEENRQLLAEVQALSRENRELLERSLESRDHLHREQRQYLDQLNALRREKQKLVEKIMDQYRVLEPGPLPRTKKGSWLADKGALHQHPCAGPKAPCAYGMRPWQVGSDGNSAHDSLWGEALSHSVPEIRPDSDSDSAGQVPWAHSTPMAKDLAWDGMALLRPWPNTKQMLTERASRCKNRRNALWPLPSASETKTTGSLGVDSSHCWSLSGGPRQARIVGVKDTCGQFLDKEAWASGSPKVCTRVLRWSWGEPVDREMAGTHRQLLAAARG, translated from the exons ATGGATGGCAGCAAGGAGCCCAGGCTCAGAGACTTCCTGAGTGGGAGCCTGGCCACCTGG GCGCTGGGACTGGCTGGGCTGGTGGGAGAGGCTGAGGAgcctgaggaggaagaggaggaggaggtagagGGGCCCTTGTGCCCCGAGAGGAGGTTCTTGCATCTCAGCAGCGGGGCCCTGCTCCTCCGGGTGCTGGGCATGAT TGCCCCCAGTTCCCGAGGGGGACCTCAAATGGTCAGGGGCCACTGTGGTCCCGCAGCCACAAGGGTGCGGAACCTGAGCCACCTGTGGGGCTGCCTGAGGGACTTCTACCAG GAGGAGCTCCAGCTGCTGATCCTGTCGCCGCCCCCAGACCTGCAGGCCCTGGGATTCGACCCCTTCTCAG AGGAGGCGGTGGGGGAGCTGGAAGGCGTCCTTCGGCTGTTGTTGGGGGCATCAGTGCAG TGTGAGCACCGAGAGCTCTTCATCCGGCACATCCAGGGCCTCAGCCTCGAGGTCCAGAGTGAGCTGGCTGCTGCCATCCAGGAG gtGACCCAGCCTGGAGCTGGCCTGGTGCTGGCACTGGCTGGGCCTGAGCCCGGGGAGCTGGCGTCTCCTGAGCTGGAGATGCTGTTCCGGAGCCTGATGGGGACCCTGCTGAGGCTGGCGAGAGAGCGTGATGCGGAGGCCCAG CGACTGGCTGAACTGCTGCTGGAGCGAGAGCCAGCCCCTGTATTGCCTCAGGCTCCTGCTAGGACTCCCCCGGAGGGCCCTTCACACCATCTGGCCTTGCAGCTAGCCAACACCAAGGGCCAGCTGCGGCGTCTGCGGCAGGAGCT ggaggagaaggCCGAGCTGCTGCTGGACTCCCAGGCAGAGGTGCAGGGCTTGGAGGCCGAAGTTCGAAGGCTCCGCCAGGAG GCCCAGGCGCTGTCAGGACAGGCCAGGCGGGCCGAGCTGTACCGCGAGGAGGCAGAGGCGTTGCGGGAGCGGGCCGGCCGCCTGTCCCGCCTGCCGGAGGAGCTGCGACGCTGCCGGGAGCGGCTGCAGGCTGCAGAGGCCTGCAAGGGCCAGTTGGAG GAGGAGCGGGTGCTCTCCGGGGCCCTGGAAGCCTCGAAGGCTCTGCTGGAGGAGCAGCTGGAGGCTGCTCAAGAGCGCTGTGCTCGGCTGCATGAGACCCAGCGTGAGAACCTGCTGCTTCGGACTCGGTTGGGCGAGGCCCATGCG gagctggattCTCTGCGGCATCAGGTGGACCGGCTGGCACAGGAGAAcgtggagctggagctggagcttcAGCGGAGCCTGGAGCCACCACCCCCGCTCTCTCCTGGGGAGG AACCCCTGCCAGGAGCTGCCCCCTCGCTGCATGATGAAGtgagggaggcagaggctgggcgACTGCGGGTTCTGGAGCTGGAGAATCAGGAGCTTCGAGGTCTGCTCCAGGTGTTACAGGGGCAGCCAGATGGCCAG CACCCCCTGCTGGAGGAGCAGAATGAGGACTCCTTGGTTCCAGAGCTGGACCCGGCTCCCCAGACTTGCCTGGCCTCGGACCATGACACCCATGGCTTGGCTGGCCTGGTGGGGGATGAATGCCCCGAGGCCTCGGATCTGGCTCCCTTGGTATCAGGCTCAGTCCCTGAAGGACTTGCTGAGTGTTCCCAGGCATCAGATTCAGACCCACAGGGGATGGAGAGATCCCTTCAGACGGCTGCCATGGCCCCCCAGACCTCAGACTTGACCCCCCAGGAGTCGGGTCCTGCTGCGGAGACAAAGGAGTCCTTGGAGAAGGCTGGCCATGGAGCCCCTCTCCAGACCTCTGCCTCTGTGGCTCCACTTCAGGATCCAGAGATCAAAATCCAGGCCCACCTGATGCCGGGAGGAGAGACTGGGGAGTCCGGGCCTGAGGCCCAGGGGCTGAGACAGGCAGGCCCCAAGAACAAGCCCGGACCCTGGGGACTCAGCCTCCGTGTTCAGCAGAGGAAGCAGGAGACCCCAGGCCAGGGGCTGGACCCACCCAAGGGGCAAACAGAGGCCAGAGAGCACGAACAGGGGCTGGAGGGGACGGTTGGAGGCCCAGACCAGCAAAAACGACAGTGGAAGCTGGAAGGGGCTCCTGAGACCCAGGCCTGGGAGAAGCCCACCCCAGAGGAGACCCTGGCCAGTGGTGTCCCACAGCAGGGGGCTCTCAGGGAGGAGGTGGCACGGCTGAGGAGGGAGGCTGAGGCCTGTCAAGCTGAGCTGGAGGCCCTGGCCCGGAGGCTGGAGGCCCGAGGCACGGAGGCCACCCGCCTCTCTGAGGAACTGGCTCAGGCACGGAGCGCAGAGGCTGAGGCTCACCAAGAGGtggaggcccaggcccaggagcaGGCCCGGCTACgggaggcagtggaggcagcTGGCCAGGAGCTGGAGGCTGTGTCGCGGGAGCGGGAGGCGCTGGCAGAGGCACTGGCAGCAACCGGCCGAGAGCGGAGGCAGTGGGAGCGTGAGGGGCCCAGGCTGCGGGCCCGGGCTGAGGCAGCTGAGGAGCGGCTGCAAGTGCTGGAGGCTGAGAGCTGCCGGCATCAGCAGGAGGCCAACAGGGAGAGGCAGGCCCTCAGGGAG GAACTTGAAAAGGCTGTGGTGcggggccaggagctgggggcccGGCTGGAGCGTCTGCAGAGGGAGCTGCAACAGGCGGCTCAGGAGCGGCATGAATTTGTGCAGGACCAAGAGTTCCAGCAGCAGAG GTACCAGGCCCTGGAGCAGCGACTGGAAGCTGAGCTGCAGGCGGCGGCCACCGGCAAAGAGGAGGCACTGATGGAGCTCGAGACGAGGGCCTTGCAGCTGGAAGAAGAGCTGCTCCAG CTGCGAGAGGGCCCTGTGGGGCTCAAGGAGCACACCGATCCCAGGATCACGGGGGCCCAGAGCGGGCGGCTCATCGAGGTGGAGCGCAGT AATGCAACGCTGGTGGCTGAGAAGGCAGCTCTGCAGGGGCAGCTGCAGCACCTGGAGGGGCAGCTGGGAAGCCTGCAGGGACACGCACAGGAGCTGCTGCTGCAGAGCCAGCGGGCGCAGGAGCGCAGCAGCCGCCTGCAG GCTGAGAAGTCTATACTGGAGATGCAGGGCCAGGAGCTGCACAGGAAGCTGGGGGTgctggaggaggaggtgagggTGGCACGGCGGTCCCAGGAGGAGACCCGAGGACAGCAGCAGGCCCTGCTGCGGGACCACGAGGCCCTGGCACAGCTGCAGCGGCGGCAGGAGACCGAGCTAGAGGGACTGTTGGTCCGGCACCGTGACCTCAAGGCCAATATGCGGGCACTGGAGCTGGCCCACCGTGAGCTGCAGGGCCG GCATGATCAGCTGCAGGCCCAGAGGGCCAGTGTGGAGGCACAGGAGGTGGCCTTGCTGGCAGAGCGTGAACGCCTGATGCAGGATGGGCAGCGGCAGCggggcctggaggaggagctgcgGAGGCTCCAGAGTGAGCACGACAG AGCGCAGTCACTGCTGGCCGAGGTGTCCCGGGAGCGCGGGGAGCTGCAGGGTGAACGCGGGGAGCTCAGGGGTCGGCTGGCACGGCTGGAGCTGGAGCGGGCACAGCTGGAGGTGCAGAGCCAGCAGCTGCGGGAGTTCAACCAGCAGCTGGACCTGAGCACCTGCCGGCTGACCACCCAGTGTGAG CTGCTGACAGAGCTGAGGAGCGCCCAGGAAGAGGAGAACCGGCAGCTGCTGGCTGAGGTGCAGGCGCTGAGCCGGGAGAACCGGGAGCTCCTGGAGCGCAGCCTGGAGAGCCGCGACCACCTGCACCGGGAGCAGCGGCAGTACCT GGACCAGCTCAATGCCCTGCGCCGTGAGAAGCAGAAGCTGGTGGAAAAGATCATGGACCAGTACCGTGTGCTGGAGCCTGGGCCCCTGCCCCGGACCAA GAAGGGCAGCTGGCTGGCAGACAAG GGTGCCCTTCACCAGCACCCGTGCGCCGGGCCCAAAGCTCCCTGTGCCTACGGGATGAGACCCTGGCAGGTGGGCAGCGACGGAAACTCAGCTCACGATTCCCTGTGGGGCGAAGCTCTGAGTCATTCAGTCCCGGAGATACGCCCCGACAGCGATTCCGACAGCGCCGGCCAGGTCCCCTGGGCGCACTCAACTCCCATGGCAAAG GACCTGGCGTGGGATGGGATGGCTCTGTTGAGACCCTGGCCGAACACGAAACAGATGTTAACCGAGAGG GCCTCAAGGTGCAAGAACCGGAGAAACGCGCTCTGGCCCCTTCCCTCAGCCAGTGAGACCAAGACGACAGGGAGCTTGGGAGTGGATTCTTCTCACTGCTGGAGTCTCAGTGGGGGCCCCAGGCAGGCCAGGATTGTTGGAGTTAAGGACACCTGTGGTCAGTTCTTGGACAAGGAAGCCTGGGCCTCTGGATCCCCCAAGGTCTGCACTAGGGTCTTGAGATGGAGCTGGGGTGAACCTGTGGACCGGGAGATGGCTGGCACCCACAGACAGCTCCTTGCCGCAGCACGGGGATGA
- the CCDC88B gene encoding coiled-coil domain-containing protein 88B isoform X2, with protein sequence MDGSKEPRLRDFLSGSLATWALGLAGLVGEAEEPEEEEEEEVEGPLCPERRFLHLSSGALLLRVLGMIAPSSRGGPQMVRGHCGPAATRVRNLSHLWGCLRDFYQEELQLLILSPPPDLQALGFDPFSEEAVGELEGVLRLLLGASVQCEHRELFIRHIQGLSLEVQSELAAAIQEVTQPGAGLVLALAGPEPGELASPELEMLFRSLMGTLLRLARERDAEAQRLAELLLEREPAPVLPQAPARTPPEGPSHHLALQLANTKGQLRRLRQELEEKAELLLDSQAEVQGLEAEVRRLRQEAQALSGQARRAELYREEAEALRERAGRLSRLPEELRRCRERLQAAEACKGQLEEERVLSGALEASKALLEEQLEAAQERCARLHETQRENLLLRTRLGEAHAELDSLRHQVDRLAQENVELELELQRSLEPPPPLSPGEEPLPGAAPSLHDEVREAEAGRLRVLELENQELRGLLQVLQGQPDGQHPLLEEQNEDSLVPELDPAPQTCLASDHDTHGLAGLVGDECPEASDLAPLVSGSVPEGLAECSQASDSDPQGMERSLQTAAMAPQTSDLTPQESGPAAETKESLEKAGHGAPLQTSASVAPLQDPEIKIQAHLMPGGETGESGPEAQGLRQAGPKNKPGPWGLSLRVQQRKQETPGQGLDPPKGQTEAREHEQGLEGTVGGPDQQKRQWKLEGAPETQAWEKPTPEETLASGVPQQGALREEVARLRREAEACQAELEALARRLEARGTEATRLSEELAQARSAEAEAHQEVEAQAQEQARLREAVEAAGQELEAVSREREALAEALAATGRERRQWEREGPRLRARAEAAEERLQVLEAESCRHQQEANRERQALREELEKAVVRGQELGARLERLQRELQQAAQERHEFVQDQEFQQQRYQALEQRLEAELQAAATGKEEALMELETRALQLEEELLQLREGPVGLKEHTDPRITGAQSGRLIEVERSNATLVAEKAALQGQLQHLEGQLGSLQGHAQELLLQSQRAQERSSRLQAEKSILEMQGQELHRKLGVLEEEVRVARRSQEETRGQQQALLRDHEALAQLQRRQETELEGLLVRHRDLKANMRALELAHRELQGRHDQLQAQRASVEAQEVALLAERERLMQDGQRQRGLEEELRRLQSEHDRAQSLLAEVSRERGELQGERGELRGRLARLELERAQLEVQSQQLREFNQQLDLSTCRLTTQCELLTELRSAQEEENRQLLAEVQALSRENRELLERSLESRDHLHREQRQYLDQLNALRREKQKLVEKIMDQYRVLEPGPLPRTKKGSWLADKVKRLMRPRREGVLHGGPRLGADGAGSTESLGAPAETELSEGREADGTGCPSPAPVRRAQSSLCLRDETLAGGQRRKLSSRFPVGRSSESFSPGDTPRQRFRQRRPGPLGALNSHGKGPGVGWDGSVETLAEHETDVNREGLKVQEPEKRALAPSLSQ encoded by the exons ATGGATGGCAGCAAGGAGCCCAGGCTCAGAGACTTCCTGAGTGGGAGCCTGGCCACCTGG GCGCTGGGACTGGCTGGGCTGGTGGGAGAGGCTGAGGAgcctgaggaggaagaggaggaggaggtagagGGGCCCTTGTGCCCCGAGAGGAGGTTCTTGCATCTCAGCAGCGGGGCCCTGCTCCTCCGGGTGCTGGGCATGAT TGCCCCCAGTTCCCGAGGGGGACCTCAAATGGTCAGGGGCCACTGTGGTCCCGCAGCCACAAGGGTGCGGAACCTGAGCCACCTGTGGGGCTGCCTGAGGGACTTCTACCAG GAGGAGCTCCAGCTGCTGATCCTGTCGCCGCCCCCAGACCTGCAGGCCCTGGGATTCGACCCCTTCTCAG AGGAGGCGGTGGGGGAGCTGGAAGGCGTCCTTCGGCTGTTGTTGGGGGCATCAGTGCAG TGTGAGCACCGAGAGCTCTTCATCCGGCACATCCAGGGCCTCAGCCTCGAGGTCCAGAGTGAGCTGGCTGCTGCCATCCAGGAG gtGACCCAGCCTGGAGCTGGCCTGGTGCTGGCACTGGCTGGGCCTGAGCCCGGGGAGCTGGCGTCTCCTGAGCTGGAGATGCTGTTCCGGAGCCTGATGGGGACCCTGCTGAGGCTGGCGAGAGAGCGTGATGCGGAGGCCCAG CGACTGGCTGAACTGCTGCTGGAGCGAGAGCCAGCCCCTGTATTGCCTCAGGCTCCTGCTAGGACTCCCCCGGAGGGCCCTTCACACCATCTGGCCTTGCAGCTAGCCAACACCAAGGGCCAGCTGCGGCGTCTGCGGCAGGAGCT ggaggagaaggCCGAGCTGCTGCTGGACTCCCAGGCAGAGGTGCAGGGCTTGGAGGCCGAAGTTCGAAGGCTCCGCCAGGAG GCCCAGGCGCTGTCAGGACAGGCCAGGCGGGCCGAGCTGTACCGCGAGGAGGCAGAGGCGTTGCGGGAGCGGGCCGGCCGCCTGTCCCGCCTGCCGGAGGAGCTGCGACGCTGCCGGGAGCGGCTGCAGGCTGCAGAGGCCTGCAAGGGCCAGTTGGAG GAGGAGCGGGTGCTCTCCGGGGCCCTGGAAGCCTCGAAGGCTCTGCTGGAGGAGCAGCTGGAGGCTGCTCAAGAGCGCTGTGCTCGGCTGCATGAGACCCAGCGTGAGAACCTGCTGCTTCGGACTCGGTTGGGCGAGGCCCATGCG gagctggattCTCTGCGGCATCAGGTGGACCGGCTGGCACAGGAGAAcgtggagctggagctggagcttcAGCGGAGCCTGGAGCCACCACCCCCGCTCTCTCCTGGGGAGG AACCCCTGCCAGGAGCTGCCCCCTCGCTGCATGATGAAGtgagggaggcagaggctgggcgACTGCGGGTTCTGGAGCTGGAGAATCAGGAGCTTCGAGGTCTGCTCCAGGTGTTACAGGGGCAGCCAGATGGCCAG CACCCCCTGCTGGAGGAGCAGAATGAGGACTCCTTGGTTCCAGAGCTGGACCCGGCTCCCCAGACTTGCCTGGCCTCGGACCATGACACCCATGGCTTGGCTGGCCTGGTGGGGGATGAATGCCCCGAGGCCTCGGATCTGGCTCCCTTGGTATCAGGCTCAGTCCCTGAAGGACTTGCTGAGTGTTCCCAGGCATCAGATTCAGACCCACAGGGGATGGAGAGATCCCTTCAGACGGCTGCCATGGCCCCCCAGACCTCAGACTTGACCCCCCAGGAGTCGGGTCCTGCTGCGGAGACAAAGGAGTCCTTGGAGAAGGCTGGCCATGGAGCCCCTCTCCAGACCTCTGCCTCTGTGGCTCCACTTCAGGATCCAGAGATCAAAATCCAGGCCCACCTGATGCCGGGAGGAGAGACTGGGGAGTCCGGGCCTGAGGCCCAGGGGCTGAGACAGGCAGGCCCCAAGAACAAGCCCGGACCCTGGGGACTCAGCCTCCGTGTTCAGCAGAGGAAGCAGGAGACCCCAGGCCAGGGGCTGGACCCACCCAAGGGGCAAACAGAGGCCAGAGAGCACGAACAGGGGCTGGAGGGGACGGTTGGAGGCCCAGACCAGCAAAAACGACAGTGGAAGCTGGAAGGGGCTCCTGAGACCCAGGCCTGGGAGAAGCCCACCCCAGAGGAGACCCTGGCCAGTGGTGTCCCACAGCAGGGGGCTCTCAGGGAGGAGGTGGCACGGCTGAGGAGGGAGGCTGAGGCCTGTCAAGCTGAGCTGGAGGCCCTGGCCCGGAGGCTGGAGGCCCGAGGCACGGAGGCCACCCGCCTCTCTGAGGAACTGGCTCAGGCACGGAGCGCAGAGGCTGAGGCTCACCAAGAGGtggaggcccaggcccaggagcaGGCCCGGCTACgggaggcagtggaggcagcTGGCCAGGAGCTGGAGGCTGTGTCGCGGGAGCGGGAGGCGCTGGCAGAGGCACTGGCAGCAACCGGCCGAGAGCGGAGGCAGTGGGAGCGTGAGGGGCCCAGGCTGCGGGCCCGGGCTGAGGCAGCTGAGGAGCGGCTGCAAGTGCTGGAGGCTGAGAGCTGCCGGCATCAGCAGGAGGCCAACAGGGAGAGGCAGGCCCTCAGGGAG GAACTTGAAAAGGCTGTGGTGcggggccaggagctgggggcccGGCTGGAGCGTCTGCAGAGGGAGCTGCAACAGGCGGCTCAGGAGCGGCATGAATTTGTGCAGGACCAAGAGTTCCAGCAGCAGAG GTACCAGGCCCTGGAGCAGCGACTGGAAGCTGAGCTGCAGGCGGCGGCCACCGGCAAAGAGGAGGCACTGATGGAGCTCGAGACGAGGGCCTTGCAGCTGGAAGAAGAGCTGCTCCAG CTGCGAGAGGGCCCTGTGGGGCTCAAGGAGCACACCGATCCCAGGATCACGGGGGCCCAGAGCGGGCGGCTCATCGAGGTGGAGCGCAGT AATGCAACGCTGGTGGCTGAGAAGGCAGCTCTGCAGGGGCAGCTGCAGCACCTGGAGGGGCAGCTGGGAAGCCTGCAGGGACACGCACAGGAGCTGCTGCTGCAGAGCCAGCGGGCGCAGGAGCGCAGCAGCCGCCTGCAG GCTGAGAAGTCTATACTGGAGATGCAGGGCCAGGAGCTGCACAGGAAGCTGGGGGTgctggaggaggaggtgagggTGGCACGGCGGTCCCAGGAGGAGACCCGAGGACAGCAGCAGGCCCTGCTGCGGGACCACGAGGCCCTGGCACAGCTGCAGCGGCGGCAGGAGACCGAGCTAGAGGGACTGTTGGTCCGGCACCGTGACCTCAAGGCCAATATGCGGGCACTGGAGCTGGCCCACCGTGAGCTGCAGGGCCG GCATGATCAGCTGCAGGCCCAGAGGGCCAGTGTGGAGGCACAGGAGGTGGCCTTGCTGGCAGAGCGTGAACGCCTGATGCAGGATGGGCAGCGGCAGCggggcctggaggaggagctgcgGAGGCTCCAGAGTGAGCACGACAG AGCGCAGTCACTGCTGGCCGAGGTGTCCCGGGAGCGCGGGGAGCTGCAGGGTGAACGCGGGGAGCTCAGGGGTCGGCTGGCACGGCTGGAGCTGGAGCGGGCACAGCTGGAGGTGCAGAGCCAGCAGCTGCGGGAGTTCAACCAGCAGCTGGACCTGAGCACCTGCCGGCTGACCACCCAGTGTGAG CTGCTGACAGAGCTGAGGAGCGCCCAGGAAGAGGAGAACCGGCAGCTGCTGGCTGAGGTGCAGGCGCTGAGCCGGGAGAACCGGGAGCTCCTGGAGCGCAGCCTGGAGAGCCGCGACCACCTGCACCGGGAGCAGCGGCAGTACCT GGACCAGCTCAATGCCCTGCGCCGTGAGAAGCAGAAGCTGGTGGAAAAGATCATGGACCAGTACCGTGTGCTGGAGCCTGGGCCCCTGCCCCGGACCAA GAAGGGCAGCTGGCTGGCAGACAAGGTGAAGAGGCTGATGCGGCCCCGGCGGGAGGGGGTACTCCACGGGGGGCCACGCCTGGGGGCCGATGGGGCTGGCAGCACCGAGAGCCTGGGGGCCCCCGCTGAGACGGAGCTCTCCGAGGGCAGGGAGGCGGATGGGACAG GGTGCCCTTCACCAGCACCCGTGCGCCGGGCCCAAAGCTCCCTGTGCCTACGGGATGAGACCCTGGCAGGTGGGCAGCGACGGAAACTCAGCTCACGATTCCCTGTGGGGCGAAGCTCTGAGTCATTCAGTCCCGGAGATACGCCCCGACAGCGATTCCGACAGCGCCGGCCAGGTCCCCTGGGCGCACTCAACTCCCATGGCAAAG GACCTGGCGTGGGATGGGATGGCTCTGTTGAGACCCTGGCCGAACACGAAACAGATGTTAACCGAGAGG GCCTCAAGGTGCAAGAACCGGAGAAACGCGCTCTGGCCCCTTCCCTCAGCCAGTGA